The Oncorhynchus mykiss isolate Arlee chromosome Y, USDA_OmykA_1.1, whole genome shotgun sequence genomic sequence ATGTCCATCCTCCTCTCATAATGTTGGTTTGCTCTCCACAGGGCTGACCATCCTCCTCTCATAATGTTGGTTTGCTCTCCACAGGGCTGTCCATCCTCCTCTCATAATGTTGGTTTGTTCTCCACAGGGCTGTCCATCCTCCTCTCATATTGTTGGTTTGTTCTCCACAGGGCTGtccatcctcccctcatccctcccgcATCAGTTCCACTTTGTGAACTTGAAAAAGACCTGGACTGAAGCTCAGAGTTTCTGCAGACAGAACTACACTGACCTGGCCACCATAGATGAGGACATGGCAGATATGAAGAAGCTCAATAACACATTATCAGCAGCTGGTTGGAAAGGATCAGCCTGGATAGGACTGTATAACAACATAGGGAGGTGGTCTCTGGGAGACAAAGAGTTAGAGGGGGAGGGGTTTTGGGCCCAAGGACAGCCAAATATTTATCCAAACAGCAAAGATTTATGTGTGTATATGATGCAACATGGGTCTTGGTTTTATAACAACTGTAACAGTGAAAGTCCGTTTGTCTGCTATGATGGTGAGTTCCCCTGTctatttcctcatcaatcaacgATGTTGTCAATTACCAAATCATTTTTTTCACATTcgagatacatttttttattcaacTTTTTTAAAGACATAATTTATTTACAAACATTCATCTGTATTTGTATTCTGTTATGTCTTTTTTTCAAATAGTCAAAAATACGGCCAATAAGTACATTCTCATCACTTGGCCTACGACTTGGAGTCGGGCTCAGAGCTACTGTCGGGAGAATCACACAGACCTGGCCAGTGTGAGGAACACAACAGAGTGTGACGCCATAAAGAGTATCTTACCTACCACTGGTATCTACAGCGTGTGGATTGGCCTGAAGAAatctcctggtgtctggaggtGGTCTGACCAGAGTGGCTCCTCCTACAGAAACTGGGACTCAAACGAGCCAAATTGGGCAGGTGGGGGAAAACAGGAAGGAGATTTCTGTGGAGAAGTAATATTGTCTGGAATGTGGAACGATGCAGGATGTACTCACGAACAACCCTTTCTTTGCTACGCTGGTGAGCTACTATATATCTCTATAAAACAATCAACGTTGGTAAAGTATTGATGAGAGGGACTGAACATTTTGGGTGGAGATGGGGGTGAATGTTGACTGAATAACAATAATTTTCCATCATGTACTTAGCGTGAGTCTCTGtgtccccccccctccttctTCCTCCAGATGAACTGGTCCTGGTCTCAGAGAACAAGACGTGGTCAGAAGCCCTGTGGCACTGCAGAGACCAGAACATGGAGCTGGTGTCTGCCCACAACCAGAACATCCAGCACTGGGTCCAAGAGAGAGCCAAGAAGGCCTCCACTCCCTCCGTCTGGCTGGGCCTGAGGTACACCTGCACTCTGGACTTCTGGTTCTGGGTCAATGGAGAAGAGTCCTGCTACCACAACTGGGCTGACGGGGAGGGCTACAACACCATGAAGGAGCAGTGTGGGAACATGGGGGCCATACAGAGAGACGGGGGACAGTGGGTCGGCAAGTCTGAGACTGAGAGATTCAACTTCATCTGCAGCAACAGTACTGGTGAGATTTGAtctctttcttttggtgttaaacctctgcctctctctctctctctcgctctctcacacaacagtaaacattacactcatctTTTCAAATGTATTTCCTGATATTCTTTCACAGTATTATATTTCCTTTATTCTCTAATCCAGATTATTAGAACCAGAACCTGTTGTGGACCTGCTGAACCCTATAGCCCAGCACATTGTTCCAGACCCTGTTCTCTGTAGACCAGCT encodes the following:
- the LOC110509469 gene encoding macrophage mannose receptor 1 isoform X1, translated to MLVCSPQGCPSSSHIVGLFSTGLSILPSSLPHQFHFVNLKKTWTEAQSFCRQNYTDLATIDEDMADMKKLNNTLSAAGWKGSAWIGLYNNIGRWSLGDKELEGEGFWAQGQPNIYPNSKDLCVYMMQHGSWFYNNCNSESPFVCYDVKNTANKYILITWPTTWSRAQSYCRENHTDLASVRNTTECDAIKSILPTTGIYSVWIGLKKSPGVWRWSDQSGSSYRNWDSNEPNWAGGGKQEGDFCGEVILSGMWNDAGCTHEQPFLCYADELVLVSENKTWSEALWHCRDQNMELVSAHNQNIQHWVQERAKKASTPSVWLGLRYTCTLDFWFWVNGEESCYHNWADGEGYNTMKEQCGNMGAIQRDGGQWVGKSETERFNFICSNSTDY
- the LOC110509469 gene encoding macrophage mannose receptor 1 isoform X2; translated protein: MGQTLFLHLVFSGLSILPSSLPHQFHFVNLKKTWTEAQSFCRQNYTDLATIDEDMADMKKLNNTLSAAGWKGSAWIGLYNNIGRWSLGDKELEGEGFWAQGQPNIYPNSKDLCVYMMQHGSWFYNNCNSESPFVCYDVKNTANKYILITWPTTWSRAQSYCRENHTDLASVRNTTECDAIKSILPTTGIYSVWIGLKKSPGVWRWSDQSGSSYRNWDSNEPNWAGGGKQEGDFCGEVILSGMWNDAGCTHEQPFLCYADELVLVSENKTWSEALWHCRDQNMELVSAHNQNIQHWVQERAKKASTPSVWLGLRYTCTLDFWFWVNGEESCYHNWADGEGYNTMKEQCGNMGAIQRDGGQWVGKSETERFNFICSNSTDY